Proteins from a genomic interval of Rhizobium etli CFN 42:
- a CDS encoding adenylate/guanylate cyclase domain-containing protein: MLAGLPLAVWFDISDLSGNTLRRQARDMSSLISSIRSYYSANIVGRVLAAHASGATAGTVVSHNYANIPGAIPLPATLSLELGDVIKEQQANITYRFVSDLPFKSRASHELDDFEKRALGALRANPQQTLSDLTRVGLTDTLRFITPVVMGQACVACHNTHPESPKTDWKVGDVRGIQEVIIKQPYASNVFAFKYLLCYFLFVAVIGLSFILLQRQQARAIHGANRDLEAANEFLASVSLKISRYLSPQIYKSIFSGQKDVVVHTERKRLTIFFSDIKDFTATTERLQPEALTEMLNEYLTEMSNIALTHGGTVDKFIGDAMLVFFGDPETKGPEEDAKACLRMAVDMQRRLGELKDRWRRNGTEEPFVVRMGINSGYCNVGNFGSNDRMDYTIIGAEANLAARLQSIAQGGEIVISYETYALVNEIVDAHPLPPITMKGIQREVVPYAVDGLTLGADHKSRVLSEHLSGLDLHLDMSRLEPADRLRVRTALKEAIAALDDALPEAARLRQDAGQM, translated from the coding sequence ATGCTTGCAGGACTGCCGCTTGCCGTCTGGTTCGACATCAGCGATCTCTCAGGAAATACCCTCAGACGCCAGGCGCGCGATATGAGCTCGCTGATATCGAGCATCCGCTCCTACTATTCCGCCAATATCGTCGGACGCGTTCTGGCCGCGCACGCCAGCGGCGCGACCGCAGGCACGGTCGTCTCCCACAACTACGCCAACATCCCAGGCGCCATCCCGCTGCCGGCAACACTTTCGCTGGAACTCGGCGACGTCATCAAGGAGCAGCAGGCCAACATCACATACCGCTTCGTCTCCGATCTGCCGTTCAAGAGCCGCGCTTCCCATGAGCTCGACGATTTCGAGAAACGAGCGCTTGGCGCGTTGCGCGCCAATCCGCAGCAGACGTTGAGCGACCTCACCCGCGTCGGATTGACCGATACCTTGCGGTTCATCACGCCCGTCGTCATGGGCCAGGCCTGTGTTGCCTGTCACAACACCCACCCGGAAAGCCCGAAGACCGATTGGAAGGTCGGCGATGTACGCGGCATTCAGGAAGTGATCATCAAGCAACCCTATGCAAGCAACGTCTTCGCCTTCAAATATCTGCTCTGCTATTTTCTTTTTGTCGCCGTCATCGGCCTCAGCTTCATTCTGCTGCAGCGCCAGCAGGCCCGCGCGATCCATGGCGCCAACCGGGATCTCGAAGCGGCCAACGAATTCCTGGCGAGCGTTTCCCTGAAGATTTCACGCTATCTCTCGCCGCAGATCTATAAGAGCATCTTCAGCGGACAGAAAGACGTCGTCGTTCATACCGAGCGCAAGCGCCTGACGATTTTCTTCTCCGACATCAAGGATTTCACCGCGACCACCGAGCGGCTGCAGCCGGAAGCGCTGACGGAGATGCTCAACGAATATCTGACCGAAATGTCGAATATTGCGCTCACCCATGGCGGCACGGTGGACAAGTTCATCGGTGATGCCATGCTGGTGTTCTTCGGCGACCCGGAAACGAAGGGTCCGGAGGAAGATGCGAAGGCCTGCCTGCGCATGGCCGTCGACATGCAGCGCCGCCTCGGGGAGCTCAAGGATAGATGGCGCAGAAATGGGACCGAGGAGCCTTTCGTCGTGCGCATGGGAATCAACAGCGGTTACTGCAACGTTGGCAATTTCGGCAGCAATGACCGCATGGACTATACGATCATCGGCGCGGAGGCCAATCTCGCGGCCAGGCTGCAGTCGATCGCCCAAGGCGGGGAAATCGTCATCAGCTACGAAACCTATGCGCTGGTGAACGAGATCGTCGACGCCCATCCCCTGCCGCCGATCACCATGAAGGGCATCCAGCGCGAGGTCGTGCCCTATGCCGTCGATGGACTGACGCTCGGCGCCGACCACAAGAGCCGCGTTCTGAGCGAACATCTCTCTGGTCTCGACCTGCATCTGGATATGAGCCGGCTGGAGCCTGCCGATCGACTCCGGGTCAGGACGGCCCTCAAGGAGGCAATCGCCGCCCTGGACGACGCCTTGCCGGAAGCGGCTCGCTTGAGACAGGATGCAGGGCAGATGTGA
- a CDS encoding tetratricopeptide repeat protein: MADTTFNPSRAWRFQKTAFLPALTLAAMIGLAGCETTNTTDAVIRIDKAQGSEENIASLTAVINANPRDPEGYNVRGSAYGRGGQFRQALNDFNTALQINPRFFQAYANRALVYRNMGQQQQAIADYNAALQINPSYDVAYIGRGNVYRMAGQDDAAFNDFSKAIQLGTTDGRAYHNRGLIYQKRNQQDKAIDDFSKAISLAPNSPEPYNGRGISYIALNDDDNAFADFNHAIDLNGNIAESWANQALVYERRGDKAKAARSYRHAVGLDPKYQPARDGLARVGAPAG; this comes from the coding sequence ATGGCTGATACCACCTTCAATCCGTCCCGCGCCTGGCGCTTTCAGAAAACCGCATTCCTCCCGGCTTTGACGCTGGCGGCCATGATCGGCCTCGCGGGCTGCGAGACGACCAACACCACGGATGCCGTAATCCGCATCGACAAGGCGCAGGGCTCGGAAGAGAACATTGCGTCGCTGACGGCCGTTATCAATGCCAATCCGAGGGATCCCGAAGGGTATAATGTCCGCGGTTCCGCCTATGGCCGCGGCGGCCAGTTCCGCCAGGCGCTAAATGATTTCAACACGGCATTGCAGATCAACCCGCGCTTCTTCCAGGCCTATGCCAACCGCGCCCTGGTCTATCGCAACATGGGCCAGCAGCAGCAGGCGATTGCCGACTACAACGCCGCCCTGCAGATCAATCCGAGCTACGACGTCGCTTATATCGGCCGCGGCAATGTCTATCGCATGGCAGGCCAGGACGATGCGGCTTTCAACGATTTCAGCAAGGCGATTCAGCTCGGCACGACCGATGGCCGCGCCTATCACAATCGTGGCCTGATCTACCAGAAGCGCAATCAGCAGGATAAGGCAATCGACGATTTCTCGAAGGCTATCTCGCTCGCCCCGAATTCACCAGAGCCCTATAATGGCCGCGGCATCTCCTACATCGCGCTGAATGACGACGACAACGCGTTTGCCGATTTCAATCACGCGATCGATCTCAACGGCAACATCGCCGAATCCTGGGCCAACCAGGCTCTTGTCTACGAACGTCGCGGCGACAAGGCAAAAGCGGCCCGCTCCTATCGCCATGCGGTCGGGCTTGACCCGAAATACCAGCCGGCCCGCGATGGTCTCGCCCGAGTCGGCGCTCCAGCCGGCTAA
- the rpsU gene encoding 30S ribosomal protein S21, whose translation MQVLVRDNNVDQALRALKKKMQREGIFREMKMRDYYEKPSQKRAREKAEAVRRVRKLARKRAQREGLVAR comes from the coding sequence GTGCAGGTACTTGTCCGCGATAACAATGTTGATCAGGCTCTCCGCGCTCTCAAGAAGAAGATGCAGCGCGAAGGCATTTTCCGCGAAATGAAGATGCGCGACTACTACGAGAAGCCGTCGCAGAAGCGCGCTCGCGAAAAGGCCGAGGCTGTTCGCCGTGTTCGCAAGCTGGCTCGCAAGCGCGCACAGCGCGAAGGCCTGGTCGCACGCTAA